The Microbulbifer sp. YPW1 genome contains the following window.
GCCGTCGAGATAGGCAAGAAAGGCTTTGGGCAGAGTATCCAGCCAGGAATTAGCGTCGGGCTGCGTCATATAGGCTCCGGTGATAGGAATTGAAGCCCGCAGTGTAAAGGAAAGTGTGCGTCACCGGAGAATTATCCGCAGGAGGCGCACTCGATCAGTCTTCCTGTGGCCCCATGAACTCAGGGCCAGTGCTCCGCACCAACGCGGTAGCGAGCACTTCGTTGGCTTTGTCAGGACTGATGGTCGCAGCGGAGAGATATTCCCTCTGCACCGCGAACACCGGAGGCACTTCAGCAGAAATTGCACACGCCCGCTGGTATTCAAGGATGGGGTCGCAAAAATAGGCGTTGCAGATATCCGCACGCATTTCTTTGGGCAGGCTGCAGCCGCCGCTGGTCTGATTGATACAGGCCCCCTCAATAGATGTCCTGGCAACACGGGACAGGTACAGGGCCGCAATCTCACCGTCGTCAAGCGCCGGGTTTTCGTCCATGGTCCGGCGCATACTCAGTGGCGAGAGGTAAGCGTGATTCTGCCCGGACGAGCAACAAGCACCTTTGCACATGCCACACAGGTGATCACTCACCAGCGCCACTTCCGGCTGATCGCGGAATGCGTTTTCATGCCGCCGGTTTTTCTCGCGAGGCGCCCAGTTCTGATCGTCCTGTGGAATATCTGACGCGCAGGCAAAGCTCCGCGCCTCTGCTATTACCTTTTGCAGGTGCGCGCGATAGCTTTCAATACGCTCGGGAGAAACCGGCATCATGCGGGTGCGTCCTGCGGGGATCACCATCAGGCTGGGGGATTGCTGTGCGAGACCGGTAAGCTCCTGCTGCGCGGCATCGAGCAGACGGGTATTTTCCTCTTCCTCCTCCGCGACACGCGCACGGATTCTGGCTTCATTTTCCGCGCGCGCGAGACGCCGTTCCCGCAACTGTTCCCGGTGAAACTGCAGCTGGGACTGGAACAGGTTAGCGGGCAGGTTGCGATGACGCTCGAGAAAGTTGCTGCATTCAAACGCTGTGCAGACCGCAAACCTGTCGTCGTCCTTGCGAGGGATAAAGCTGTCGAACAAGGGCGTTTCGCAGACCCGGCAGCGGCCGGGAGTTGAAGTTTCATCATCCATGATCAATTCCTTTTAATCCCCAGGTTCCGAGCCCTTACAAAAATCCCTGTAAAGCCGTTTAAAATCCTACGAGGCGTCAATCCACTTGTACATGACGAATACATCTACATACCCCGCAGTGGGGTGATTAAAGGCCGCTGACAAGTAGCCCATTAACGAGGTTTCTTTTTTGTCAGGAAGCGCGCCTCATCAACTGGACTGGGGACAAAACAAACCGGTTTTTTGCCGAACAGCCGATACCGATTACGCGCGATACGATCATACATCCAATCCCGTACTGATCGAGGGATCAGGCGTAAACAGATGAATACCGGCCACGGCAGGGGGAGTTGTTTGGCAATACGCAGGAGGGCATCAGACTTTACATATATCTGATTTCCTTCGACCAGAAGCATGGTTTCGTATTCATCCAGTGGCAAGCCGAAAAAAGAGAGAATCGCCTGCCCCTCTTCCGACTGCACTGTGGCGAGCTTGAAGCATCGATCGCGGTCGAATTTCATGAGAAAGCGCGCCCAGGCGGAGCACAGGCGGCAAACCCCATCAAACAGGACCACTCTGTCCCCTTCTTTCAGGTACGGAGCGGTGATGGTCCGATTTTCTTGCGACATACAGCGACGTCCCTGATCAGAAAACTCGCAACAGTCACGGGAATATAAAACAAAAAAGGCCGCTCTGGATATTCCGGAGCGGCCTTTGCCAACGGGTACACGTTTAAGACACCCGCTGTGTATCTCAGGAATCCAGTACGCTGCGCACGAAGTCGGTCAGTTCCTGATCCTGGCTGTTTTCAAAGAAACAGGCCTGGAAGCGCTCACCGGTTACGGCGGTTTTTACCAGTTCCGGATCGATGGCCTTGAGGCCGTCGAGGTAGGCTTTACCGGTGGCTTCCTTGATCTGGTTCAGGATGCCGGCGTTGGCCACCTGGGATTCTTTGCGCTCCGGCGGGTAACCCTGGCCTTTCACGCCGGTGAAGGCTTTTTCAAACATGTAGCGGATATTCAGCTCCGCACCCCAGCCAAAGCCCTTGGCAAAGGGAATCGCCAGCGCGTTGCCATTGTTGATCTGGGCAAACAGGAAGGCATCCGCCGGATCGATGCAGTAGCCACAGGTCACACCGGGATAGGCGTTCAGGGACATGAGCGCGCCCTGGCCGGTACCACAACCACTCACCACGAAGTCTACCGCCTTCGAGTTCAGCAGCAGGCTGCCCATGATGCCGAGGTGGATGTAGGTCAGGCGGTGATCGTTGTCGTCGCTCATACCGGTGTTGTACACGGTGTGGCCCAGTTCGCCGGCGACGTCCTGCAACTCTTTCAGCACGGTGGCGTTTTTAGACGCCTGGCTGAATTCGTTCATCAGTGCGATTTTCATAAATCGGTCTCCAGTTGTCCCCGCGAGCGGGGAGGAACGCGGATCGCTATCGACAACCGTACAAGAAACGAACAAAACGGGCCGATGCGGGCTTATTTTCGGTCCGGGGATTATATGTGTTTGGCCGATTAATAAAAACCGGTCAGGCAGGTTTGCAGAGTGCTTCAAGCCTGATTGCGTAATGTGACAGGCCATGCCCCGCCAATCAGGCCACCGATTGCCGCCGCTAGTACTGCAAACAGTGCTGTATACCAGGGTGCCTCAAGCACCTGCAGGGTGAACGCCGATAAAATGATCCACAGCATAGGTATCGCGCACGCAAGCCACTGCACCCAGCCGCGCAGAACAATCAGTAGCAGGCCGAGGGTAGCCACGGCCGTGGGATCCGGGTGCAGGCCGAAGACTTCCGCCTGCTGCCAGCCTATGCCGAGCACCGGCACCAGAAGGGGAAACCCCAGCAAACCCACCAGCGCGATCAACACACCGGTTGTGGCAACGCCAGGTGCAGCCGCCGGGCGGCTGTTACTGCCTGTCAGGGCAAGCACCAGCAGCGCCCCGCCTTGCAACAGCCACGCCCAGCACAGGTAGCGCCCAATCCAGTTCAGGTTGGCGTAACGCTGCTCGAAATAAGCGATAGCGACAAATACCCACAGCGGTGCCAGCAGCGCCAGCGCCGGTCGACCACGGCCGCGCAAGGCCAATATCAGGGCCACAAAGCCCGCGGCCAAGGTAAAAAGCTGCATTGGCCAGAAGCTCTCCCCCATGCGCGCGAGCAGACGGAAGTAGACGTCCGGGGCGAAGGGAATAAAGTCCCGCAGTGCGTAGCTGCTCCAGTCGCTCATGGCGCTTGCTCCCGATGATTGCCCTACAGGGACTCGATGAAGGCCGCCATTTTCTGCCGGGTTTTCTCGTCCACAAGCGGGGCCCGGCCAGCGGCCATATTTTCATTCATGTGCGCGACCAGGGAGGTGGCGGGTATCGCGCAGTTGACCGCGGGGTGGCTGACGATAAATTTCAGCAGGAAGTCCGCCCAGGTCTGGCAACCACACTCCACAAGTGCCCACTCCGGTAGTTGCTCCCGCCGTTTCAATCCCTTGATCAGACTGCCACCGTCGTAGGGTCGGTTGGCAATCACCGCGATCCCCTTTTCCCGGGCCAGAGGCAACAGACGCGCTTCGGCTTGCCGGTGGGTGATATTGTAGGTGAGCTGCGCGAAATCGATCTCGGTACCGGCCATCACCCGCTCGAATTCCTCGTGGCGGCGGCCGTGAGAGGTGGTGATG
Protein-coding sequences here:
- a CDS encoding thiol-disulfide oxidoreductase DCC family protein gives rise to the protein MSQENRTITAPYLKEGDRVVLFDGVCRLCSAWARFLMKFDRDRCFKLATVQSEEGQAILSFFGLPLDEYETMLLVEGNQIYVKSDALLRIAKQLPLPWPVFICLRLIPRSVRDWMYDRIARNRYRLFGKKPVCFVPSPVDEARFLTKKKPR
- a CDS encoding DUF6064 family protein, whose product is MSDWSSYALRDFIPFAPDVYFRLLARMGESFWPMQLFTLAAGFVALILALRGRGRPALALLAPLWVFVAIAYFEQRYANLNWIGRYLCWAWLLQGGALLVLALTGSNSRPAAAPGVATTGVLIALVGLLGFPLLVPVLGIGWQQAEVFGLHPDPTAVATLGLLLIVLRGWVQWLACAIPMLWIILSAFTLQVLEAPWYTALFAVLAAAIGGLIGGAWPVTLRNQA
- a CDS encoding RpiB/LacA/LacB family sugar-phosphate isomerase, translated to MKIALMNEFSQASKNATVLKELQDVAGELGHTVYNTGMSDDNDHRLTYIHLGIMGSLLLNSKAVDFVVSGCGTGQGALMSLNAYPGVTCGYCIDPADAFLFAQINNGNALAIPFAKGFGWGAELNIRYMFEKAFTGVKGQGYPPERKESQVANAGILNQIKEATGKAYLDGLKAIDPELVKTAVTGERFQACFFENSQDQELTDFVRSVLDS